The Paenibacillus sp. FSL H7-0357 nucleotide sequence AGCCCTTGCTGGGGTTCAGCGAGAGCGACTGGGTAGGGTTTAAGCATTTTATTGATTTTTTCCAAGGGCCGTATTTTTGGAGAGTCGTTAAGAATACCCTGCTTTTGAATGTTTGGGGGATCGCCTTCGGATTTACCGCGCCGATTATTCTAGCTTTAATGCTGAATGAAATCCGCGGGGCCAAGTTTAAGAAAACCGTTCAAACCATTACCTATATGCCTCACTTTATTTCACTGGTGGTTGTATGCGGGATCATTCATATTTTTGCCGCAGATGAGGGGATCATTACACAAATCCTTCAATTTGTAACCGGAAAAGAGTACTCCTCACTGCTTGGCTATTCTTCTTTCTTCCGGCCGATTTATACGTTCTCCGGCATTTGGCAGAGCATCGGCTGGGACAGCATCATTTATCTCGCCGCGATGAGCTCCATTGATACTTCGTTATATGAGGCGGCTGAAATTGATGGCGTAGGACGGATAAAGAAAATGTGGCATATTACGCTGCCTCAGATCAGTCCGGTCATTATCATTCTTTTTATTTTTGCAATCGGCGGGTTAATGTCATCCGGTTACGAAAAAATTATCCTGCTGTACAATCCTCTGATCTACGATACTGCTGATGTCATTGCATCCTATGTTTACCGCCGCGGCTTAAGAGAAGCCAGTCTCAGTTATTCTACGGCCGTGGGATTAATCAGTTCGATCGTTAACTTCGGGCTGCTGTGGATGACCAATAGAATAGCCAAACGCAGATCCGAGGTCAGCTTATGGTAAGAAAGAGGGACAGCCATGAAAGATAACCTGCAGCCTAAAAAGAAAAAAATCAGGAAGCATAGATCCACAGGGGACAGAATATTCGATTTCACCCTGTATGCCTTATTAACCGCATTAACGCTGGTGTGCTTTTATCCTATCCTGCATATCTTGTTTGCTTCCGTCAGCGACCCGGGCTCCTTAGTGGCTCATAAAGGAATTTTGCTGAGACCGCTGGGATTCACTTTGGACGGCTATAAGCTGGTGTTTAAAGATAACAGTCTGATCAACGGGTACAAAAACACGATTATCTATGTAGGGTTAGGCACGTTAGTCAATATGATCATGACCATACTGGGTGCCTATGTGTTATCCAGGAGAGATTTATACTTCAAAAACTTTATCATGATCCTGATTACGATCACCATGTTTTTTGGCGGAGGGCTGATTCCCTGGTTCTTATTAATGAAGGATATCGGCTTATACAATAATTTGTGGGCCATGATTTTGCCAAGCGCTTTAAGCACATGGAACATCATTATCTTACGGACCAGCTTTCAAGCCATTCCGCAGGAATTGGAAGAAGCGGCTACGATTGACGGGGCGAGCCAGGCCCATATTCTAACGAAAGTCATTCTGCCCTTGTCCAAAGCCACACTGGCCGTAATCTTTTTATACTACCTTGTCGGGAATTGGAACTCCTGGTTTAATGCGATGGTGCTGCTAAAAGACAGAGAGCTGTTCCCGCTGCAGTTATTAATGAAGGAAATATTAGTAGCCAATGACGCAACCGCAACATCAATCGGCAGTGCGGGCGGGGTAGTCATCGACAGTGCGCAGAGCCAAACGGCTTTCCGTGAACTCGTTAAATATTGTGCGATTGTCGTTTCTACGCTTCCTATATTAATGGTATATCCATTCCTGCAAAAATACTTTGTTAAAGGGGTTTACGTAGGTTCGATCAAAGGATGAGGCAATAGACTATATAAAATGAAATAGAAATTAATAAACAGGAGTGAAGTACACCATGTTGACAGAGGCAAGCAATACACAAGTTCCGCGTCCGGAGTATCCAAGGCCCGAGTTTCTCCGCAGAGAGTGGCTGAGCTTGAACGGAGAATGGGATTTTAGTTTTGATGATGAACGGGTTGGTGAGGATGAACGATGGTACCTGGCTGGTGCTCCCGCTTTATTTACAGAAACCATCCAAGTGCCCTTTGCTTTTCAGAGCAAGCTGAGCGGCATTGAAGATCCCTCTTTTCATGATGTGGTGTGGTATAGGAGAAGCTTCGAGGTCCCGGAGGCTTGGGACGGCAAGCGGCTTGTCCTTCATTTCGGTGCAGTGGATTATTTGGCAAAAGTCTGGGTAAATGGGCAACTGGTGGCGTCACATGCAGGCGGTCATACGCCGTTTCAGGCAGATATCACACCGTCGCTGATTAAAGGAAGCAACACGATTGTGCTGCGGGCGGAAGATTTCAGCCGGGATGTAACCTTGCCGCGGGGCAAGCAATACTGGCTGGAACAGTCCGCTGCCATCTTCTATACCCGCACGACCGGAATCTGGCAGAGTGTCTGGATCGAACCGTTGTCAGCGGTACATCTGAGCAAAACTAGGCTGACGCCTGACATTGACCGCAATGAAATCCGCATCCGGACATTCCTCCAGGGGTTTAAGGCTGCCGATGAGCTTAAACTTCGCATAACGGTATCGTATAGCGGTGAAGTGATTGCGGAAGATCAATACGCGATCAGGAATGCCGAGCAGCATCGGACCCTCGGACTGGGTGATTTTACGGATCATGGTCTTGGACGCCTATGGAGCCCCGAGCATCCGAATTTGTATGACATTCAATTCGAGCTGCTTCGGAATAGCGAGGTAGTCGATGAGGCTGCGAGTTATTTCGGCATGCGCAAGGTGTCTATTGAGGACGGCAGGCTGTGCCTGAATAACCGCCCGTATTTCCAGAGACTGGTGCTGGATCAGGGATACTTCCCGGAGGGAATTCTAACCGCGCCTACGGACGAAGCCTTGAAGCGTGATGTAGAACTGGCGAAGGAAATGGGATTTAACGGAGTAAGAAAACACCAGAAGACAGAAGATCCCCGTTTCCTGTACTGGTGCGACAAGCTTGGCCTGCTCGTCTGGAGTGAAGCAGCCAATGCCTATGAATATTCTGAAGAGTATGTCCGGCGGTACACCAGCGAATGGCAGGAGATTATTGAGCGGGACTATAATCACCCAAGCATCGTGGCCTGGGTTCCGCTGAATGAGAGCTGGGGAGTTCCCAATGTCCAGATTGATACACGCCAGCAGCAGCACGGACTGGCAATGTATCATTTAACAAAATCTTTGGATGAGATGAGACCCGTTATCTATAACGATGGTTGGGAGCATATGACTACGGATCTGGTAACCATTCATGACTATGAAAGTCGCCAGGAAGTGCTGGAAAAAAGATATGCCACGGCAGAATCCGCCGTGAATGCGATGCCGGCGAACCGTAAAATATTTGTCGGCGGAGCTTCCTATCAAGGCCAGCCGATTCTTGTATCGGAGTTTGGCGGGATTGCCTTTAAGAAAAGTGACTGGGAGGGCTGGGGTTACTCGGGAGCAGAGAATGAGGAGGACTTCCTGATTAAGCTTAAGGCAGTGGTGGACCCGATGTTCACTTCACCGGTGATTCAAGGCTACTGCTATACCCAGCTGACAGATGTCGAACAGGAAATCAATGGGTTGCTCACTTACGACAGAACGCCCAAAGCGCCGCTTGAAGCCATTCGCAATATTATGATGTTTATCCATAATAAATAATATTTCACAAAAGGAGCTACACAATGGCGCATCTACCAACGCTTCCCCGTCCTGAATATCCCCGTCCCGACTTTGTCCGGACCGAGTGGATCAATCTGAACGGTCAATGGCAATTTGAGATTGATCATGGCAAAAGCGGAAAAGAACGCGGTTACCATGACAAAGGACATGATCTCTCGGGAACGATAACGGTTCCCTTCTGTCCGGAAAGCAAGCTGTCCGGCGTAGAATATACAGATTTTATGGCAGCCGTATGGTATAAACGGGAGCTTACTTTGCCGGAGAACTGGACCAATGGCAGAACGCTGCTGCATTTTGGTGCAGTTGATTACATGGCGGAGGTATGGGTTAACGGAGTCTCCGTAGGCACGCACCGCGGCGGGTACACTTCGTTCAGCTTTGATATTACCTCCAATCTGTTGCCAGGCGGAAATGTCATTTCCGTCTATGCTGAAGACGATGTCCGTTCCGGGCGCCAGCCGCGGGGCAAACAAAGTGAAATGTTCCACTCGCATGGCTGCGACTACACACGTACTACGGGGATCTGGCAGACAGTTTGGCTTGAGCAGGTGCCCGACGTTTATTTGTCGGACATGAAGGTTGTCCCTGATCCCGACAATGCTTGCGTGCATCTCGAAGTCAAGGTGCACGGAAATGTATCGGGAGGCATACTTACCGCTTCTGCTCTGTATGACAGCAGATCCGTTGGGGAGACCCGTGTCCTTGTCTCCGGACACTCCGTAAAACTTACCCTTCCGCTCTCGGAGGTTCACTTGTGGGAGGTTGGCAACGCCAGACTGTATGGCCTGAAGCTGTCCCTGCATACACAGGGCCGGGAGACCGATACCGTCGATTCTTATTTTGGCCTCAGAACCGTATTACTGGATGGAATGAAATTCCTGATCAACGGAAAACCGGTGTTTCAGCGTCTTGTGCTGGA carries:
- a CDS encoding ABC transporter permease — translated: MIQKDLKKNWFVYLLAVPVVAWFLIFCYGPMWGVLIAFKDFKPLLGFSESDWVGFKHFIDFFQGPYFWRVVKNTLLLNVWGIAFGFTAPIILALMLNEIRGAKFKKTVQTITYMPHFISLVVVCGIIHIFAADEGIITQILQFVTGKEYSSLLGYSSFFRPIYTFSGIWQSIGWDSIIYLAAMSSIDTSLYEAAEIDGVGRIKKMWHITLPQISPVIIILFIFAIGGLMSSGYEKIILLYNPLIYDTADVIASYVYRRGLREASLSYSTAVGLISSIVNFGLLWMTNRIAKRRSEVSLW
- a CDS encoding carbohydrate ABC transporter permease; protein product: MKDNLQPKKKKIRKHRSTGDRIFDFTLYALLTALTLVCFYPILHILFASVSDPGSLVAHKGILLRPLGFTLDGYKLVFKDNSLINGYKNTIIYVGLGTLVNMIMTILGAYVLSRRDLYFKNFIMILITITMFFGGGLIPWFLLMKDIGLYNNLWAMILPSALSTWNIIILRTSFQAIPQELEEAATIDGASQAHILTKVILPLSKATLAVIFLYYLVGNWNSWFNAMVLLKDRELFPLQLLMKEILVANDATATSIGSAGGVVIDSAQSQTAFRELVKYCAIVVSTLPILMVYPFLQKYFVKGVYVGSIKG
- a CDS encoding glycoside hydrolase family 2 protein, producing MLTEASNTQVPRPEYPRPEFLRREWLSLNGEWDFSFDDERVGEDERWYLAGAPALFTETIQVPFAFQSKLSGIEDPSFHDVVWYRRSFEVPEAWDGKRLVLHFGAVDYLAKVWVNGQLVASHAGGHTPFQADITPSLIKGSNTIVLRAEDFSRDVTLPRGKQYWLEQSAAIFYTRTTGIWQSVWIEPLSAVHLSKTRLTPDIDRNEIRIRTFLQGFKAADELKLRITVSYSGEVIAEDQYAIRNAEQHRTLGLGDFTDHGLGRLWSPEHPNLYDIQFELLRNSEVVDEAASYFGMRKVSIEDGRLCLNNRPYFQRLVLDQGYFPEGILTAPTDEALKRDVELAKEMGFNGVRKHQKTEDPRFLYWCDKLGLLVWSEAANAYEYSEEYVRRYTSEWQEIIERDYNHPSIVAWVPLNESWGVPNVQIDTRQQQHGLAMYHLTKSLDEMRPVIYNDGWEHMTTDLVTIHDYESRQEVLEKRYATAESAVNAMPANRKIFVGGASYQGQPILVSEFGGIAFKKSDWEGWGYSGAENEEDFLIKLKAVVDPMFTSPVIQGYCYTQLTDVEQEINGLLTYDRTPKAPLEAIRNIMMFIHNK
- a CDS encoding glycoside hydrolase family 2 protein — protein: MAHLPTLPRPEYPRPDFVRTEWINLNGQWQFEIDHGKSGKERGYHDKGHDLSGTITVPFCPESKLSGVEYTDFMAAVWYKRELTLPENWTNGRTLLHFGAVDYMAEVWVNGVSVGTHRGGYTSFSFDITSNLLPGGNVISVYAEDDVRSGRQPRGKQSEMFHSHGCDYTRTTGIWQTVWLEQVPDVYLSDMKVVPDPDNACVHLEVKVHGNVSGGILTASALYDSRSVGETRVLVSGHSVKLTLPLSEVHLWEVGNARLYGLKLSLHTQGRETDTVDSYFGLRTVLLDGMKFLINGKPVFQRLVLDQGFYPEGIYTAPGDEDLRKDIEISMGLGFNGARLHEKIFEPRFLYWADQLGYLVWGEHANWGLNITGAESLARFLPEWLEGMQRDYNHPALIGWCPFNETWDRDGTKQNNDVLRIVYEVTKRMDPTRPVIDTSGNFHVVTDIFDLHDYDQNPQTFRERYEPMKDGGEVFNTFPDRQTYEGQPYFISEYGGIWWNPQQKDEKSWGYGDRPATEEAFIERYEGLTQVLLDHPMMFGFCYTQLYDVEQEVNGLYTYDRQPKFDPELIRRINSRKAAIEE